ATACCGACGTAGAGGGACAGAAACCGGCTGCGCCCAAGGCCTTCACGCGGCAAGTCATCTTGACCATTGTTGCGTATGGCATCCTCGCCTAGTGAGTTGGCTCCAATCATCACGGTCCTCCCGGCCATCGTTTGGTCTTCACACTGCATAGTGACTGACGTTTGTCTTCCCCCACAGCCACAGCGTTTCCTTCGATCAGCTGATGCCGGTCTTTTTGAGCACCCCCAAATCCGATGAGGCGGTGGTGTTACCCCTCAAATTTACCGGTGGTCTTGGGTTACCAACAAAGACCATCGGCTTCATGCTGGCCGTGCAAGGAGTCTACTCCATGATCGCGCAGCTGTGGCTCTTCCCATTTGTGGTCAAGCACTTTGGAACTTTGCGCACGTTCCGTTTTGTCTTGCTCGCTTGGCCGCCGCTCTACTTGGCTGTGCCTTACCTGATCCTGCTGCCCACAAAGCTTCAGATGCCTGCCGTCTACGCCGCCCTGATCAGCAAGATCACCTTCCACGTGATCGCCTTCCCCGCCATCGCCATCTTGCTGGCTAACGCGGCTCCCACATCAAAGGTACTTGGCTCCATCAACGGTGCTGCTGCCTCCACTGCCAGTCTGAGTCGCGCCTTTGGCCCCACGATCACTGGCCTGCTGCACTCCAGAGGTCTGCTGAGTGGATACTCAGTGCTGGCATGGTGGGCCTGTGGGCTGGTTTGCATCGTTGGCGCCATCCAAAGCTTCTGGATGGAAGAGTCCGCCGAGCCTGAGCGCTTCAAGACTCCTACCTCCGAGATGGACAACGAAGAGGTCAAGCAGGAGTCGCTCTCAAGCGATGCCGATTTGTATCTCGGTCGCGATTCCATCTCAGAGGAAGAGCAACGCTTACTGTCTCTCCGCTCCAGCCTTGATCATGAGTTCGATATCAACACCCTGAGCTTGACTCCAATCAATGACTTTTCGACTCCCCCTGAGACGGAGCTGGAGTCAAAAAGCTGCACTTGACAGAGGACTCGAAAACTCAGACCCATGATTATCCGACGAcatgtttcttcttttggctttCGCCCCCCTTTTCAAAGCCTTGACGGGGTCAACGTGTTGCCTCTTTCGTGCAACAGGCACCCCCTCTCTCACCGGCTTTATCTTCTCAGATTCCCCCATTTTTCAACCATGATACCTTTTGTACCTTTTATATCCCTCCGCTGCTTCTGTTTCTCCTGAATCTGCTTTGTTTCTAGCGAGTGACCTTAACTTGCTGTCCTGGTCCTGtccccacctcctccacccctTACCCTCGAGGCGACTTGgtgatcttttctttttgttttctttgctctctctctcttcaacttCTCTTTGCTATTCCCTCCTCTTGATTAAGCGGTCTTGTTCGACCGTGTGCATGGCGTACATGATATAGAATGGATGCATCTTGGACAACCTCAGCATCTGGACATGGGGCTTCGATCTTGGAAGCCTCATTCCCCTTGGGTCCTCGGGCGGTGATCTGCGTTTcttggtttttctttttcctgtACTTGGGAGCATTGAAAGGGACTTTATTTTGACGATACTCATGCATCTGGGAGGTCATCTGTGCTACTTTGATTCCATCTTTCTggagctcctccgccgccaTCGAACAATTTCCTAGAGCGATAGATTTTCATCACATTGAACTTAGTGCGACCGTGTCAAAGTACATTGTGGTCCACTCAAATGATTATTTATTTTCCTCCTCGAGCTCTTACGTACAGTCCATTTATTCTCAGATTACCATATTCCACCACAACTTCAGTGCGACCTCGTTCGCGTCAACCGTGCATGCCTCGAACCGTCTGACACGTGAGACTAACGTTCGCTCAAATAGCCCCTTCGACAGTGTCCCACCTGCACTGCTTTCTGTTCAGTTCGCAACTTCCTCAATGATGCAACACATTTAGTAGCTGGATATTTCTCAAATTCACGAGCACCTGTCGCGCTTCTGTGGATCCGCCATAGGTGGCAGCTAGGTAGAGACAGCCGAATTGCTCCACTACGCAGTATCTGAAAGCTGCAGAGAGCTCGTCCGACTATCCGAGTCTTTACAGCCATGCCGCAATGAGTGCTGCTCGAAGGTCTTTGACAGCCACACACGACTGAGTGACACTCTATCCCACCCACCTTCAGATGCAGAACGATCCACGCCACGGAGTGGACTGGTCAATTCAATGCCTGAACGCCTCCAAAACCTGGGGTACCGGTAGCGCCCAGTTCCCCGTTCCCGAGGGCAACTTAAAAACTCTCTCCGTCACTGGCACTGTGCACCGACCCGAACTCCACCAGATTCCAGTGGTTGAGCAGCCGACATGacttttccatctcctgtCGACGGCTGACAAAATTTTGAACTTGCAGCTTCACCAACGATCCGCTCAAGGACAGTGGGTACCTCACAACCCATCGGCCTTCTTCAACGCTTTCCAAGCTCGTGCATCGGGGAACATTTTGTCTCCGCCGAGTGTCTTCTCAGTGCGGAGATCGCATTCATTCCGCCTCTTACCTCAAGCAGTGCGGGCCGCTTCCTCGTTGTGTCGCAACCATCTGCAAAGCTGATGCTGTTATAATCTGAGACTCTACACGCCCCGCACAAAATCCAGGATCATGAATAGGGGATTTGGTAATCTTCAGTCGCCATTCTCGACACCGATTGCTGCAGAGTTCCACCGCGAAGAGATGATCGCAGGTCTGTGGCGCTCACACATCTTTCTTCACCATGCCTCCCGCTCCGTCCCCGCCTTCGCCCAACGCTTCCAGCAGGAAGAGAGCTCATCCAGCTTTTGAGACATCGCCAACGCAATTCAGCGATGTGAAATCCGCGCGGACGGACCCAATCGCTGCCGCCTCCATACCCTCTATCTCCCCCGCCGTCTCAACTGCACATTCCACCCTTACCACAGCCTCgacggcctcttcttccgccttCCGAAATGTGTCGGCTTGCAATCGCTGCAGACTGCGCAAGAATCGTTGTGATCAGAGACTCCCCCGGTGTCAATCGTGCGAAAAGGCCGGAGTACGCTGTGTCGGATACGACCCAATCACCAAGCGAGAAATTCCCCGCAGCTACGTGCATTTCTTAGAGACGCGTGTCGCTTATCTGGAAAAACAACTGGTCGAGCACAAAATCGAGTTCAAAAAGGCTGTGGCAttcgacgaagaagaagctgtcAAGGCCGAGACTGAGGGGGTCACCGCACGGGTCGGGTCTGCATCCGACGCTCCATCTGACGGAGCAGAAAAGAGGAGATCCGACCCGACCAACACGGACGAGGGTGAGAGACATGTTGAAAAAGTCGATGAAAAGGCGAGTAACTACCCGGAAAGGAATTATAATGCAGCGGAGGAAGAAAATTGGCGCTTGCACAATCTCGTGTCGAACATAGGCATGGTTTCCGTTCAAGGAACCTCAGATCCGCGATATCTTGGCTCGGCTTCGGGTATCTCCTTTGCCAGAGTTGTATTTGCAGCTGTACGAAGCTCGCTCCCAGGAAATCTGCCAGAGCGGAATTCAATGCGCTCGAGTGAGCGATTGCCACAGACCGCGGCTGGTCCAGCTGGTGGATCCATGCGCGATTCATTTTTCGGCCTCCAAACCAAACCAATGATGAAACGTGCTCATTTCCCCGAGCGGGAGCTTGCCGAACGTCTAGTGGACCTTTACTTTGAGCATGCCAATCCTCAAATGCCAATTCTCCACCGCGGTGATTTCATGGAATTGCTGGATCGCACTTACTTGGCTGAAGAGAACAAGCGCTCTCCACGTGCTCTCTACATCCTCAACATCGTTTTCGCCATTGGTGCAGGGATCATCTTCGAAGACAGGTCCCAGTCtcaggatgaggaggatgacgcAGGTCTTGGGAGGGCTTCATCCACTTCGAAAAGGCCTCGGTTGTCTcatcatcaatttcagcCCGAGGAATACCACGCATCCGCGATTGTGCACCTGGAATCATTCCTAGGGTCTTCGCCGAGCGAAGGATTTGGGGGGCTGGAAGAACTTCAGGCGGTCCTACTGCTGGCTAGCTTTGCTTTGCTTCGGCCCGTGGCTCCTGGCCTCTGGTACATTGTTGGTGTAGCAATGCGTTTGGCAGTTGATCTTGGGCTTCATTACGAAGATGGAGTCGGCCTCGGCAGCGTAAAAGATGGCAACAAGAATCAATCCCACGTTGAGCCAAGCGAGCGGGGACGCCGAGAATGGGTACGCGATCTACGACGCCGTCTATGGTGGTGCGTATACAGTTTTGATCGACTGGTTGCAACTTGCGTTGGACGACCCTTTGGCATCAATGACCAAGCCATCAGCACAGAATTCCCCTCGCTAGTTGACGACACATTTATCACACGATCAGGCTTTGTAAAGCCGCCGGATGGAGCGCCAACATACAAACACGTCGCATTCCATTATTTCAAGCTCCGGCTTCTTCAATCCGAGATTCATGACGTTCTCCAATACCAACAGGCTCGTGCAAGTCGCAGGCGAGCCCCTGGTCTTCCAACAGTTCTCCCCCACGATGATCTTATGAGTCCATTCCTTCAAGGATTTGATTCGTTCCGCTCATGGCGTCATGACGTACACCGTCGCCTGATAGAATGGAAGGAGACCGCTCCCACCCGTCATGAGACCGGGGTGCGCTTTTCGATCGAATTGCTGGAGTTGAATTACTGGCAAGCGATAATCTTACTTTACCAGCAAAGTTTGACCGTCCCGGCAGAGCTGGCCTCAGAGCTCACACCAGCGGACGATGTGTCGAGTCCATCTTTCTCATATCCCGACGAtggcgatgacgaggatCACGTGTATTTGAATGTCGCGGAAGCAGGCCAGAAAGTGATTAGGATTTACCGGCAGCTGCATCGCGTGCGCTTGGTAAACTACACGTATCTTGCCACGCACCATATCTTCATGGCAGGTATGCATACGCTCGATTCCCCATTCAGCTCTCACCTTCCCAGCCTCTCCCCTTTCTTCCGATGAGCGAGAAATTTCGCTTTTCTGCCCCAAGAGCtaatcttcttctccaggcatttcctttttgtaTGCTATTTGGCATTCGCCTTTGGTCCGCAGTCGCTTGGTACGTATGATCTGAAATCCTTACACGTGTGTCCTGGTCGTTGCTGGGGTTGAAACTAATCTCTGCCTTCTTGACAGACTCTCGACGAGGTGGATTTTACTGTACTTGCAGCAACTTCTGTTCTTGGGGACCTCACTCACAAGTGCCCTCCTGCTGAAAATTGCCGCGATGCCTTTGAGCGGATGAGTAAGGCCACGGTCCGGATGAGCCTCTCAACAACAGGATTTGGGTCACAAGTCGACGTTGCCCGCATCCAAGGTGCCACTTACAATGCGAGTAATGTTTACTCGAGTCGGCGTCACTCCTGGAATTCCCGCAGTCAGAATGATCAAGGACAATCTCGACGCCCAACTTATGCGCGTGCATCCCGACCAGCACCCAAATTTGACATGAATCTGGCTGAGCTTTTCAGTGATGCAAATACGCCCCTGGCCGACAAGACGCAGTCTGAGGTCAGGACCCCTGGAAATAGCTATGCGGTTCGACCAGAGACGGCCGAGGTAGTTGCACCGGAGATGACTCGCCCAATTGCCCAGCGGACTCCTTCTATGGAGTACTTTATGAAATACGAGGGCCAAGCGTCACCACAGTTGCAGAATAATCCGCACTTTTCATATGGCAACTCTCCGCCCCAGGACGGCTCCTCGGGGACTGCCGTTCAATCCATCAGCAAGTCTCAGGATGTGCGACCTGCCGACCATGACAATAATCAGAGAGTTGGTCTAGATTTCTTGGACTTTTCAACGGGTGGCCATGAAGCTCCACCCGCCGAGCAAAATGCAAATTCGGAATACAATTTGGCCGGCATGCCGACCTTAGGTCAAAATGTAGGAATTGACCTCGGATTCGGCATGGCGATGGATTTTCAGCATGATTGGAGCGAGAACCCCAACTACGATATTCTCGATGGtttcttctttggtggcACGGGGGGTGGACCCCCTAGCGGCGAGGGAGGCTGAGAACCACATACTGTCTTTGTTGTCTTCCAGAGCCTGACCCCACGTCCGAACGAAAGTCTGATTTCATCAGTCTAACGTGAAAATACCCCAATCCATGCCATTCATGGCGTCGGTGCTCATCTTTGCCTAGCGCATTTCTTCCCAAGTCTCCTTTTACCCTCAAGCAAGGAGACAACCGGACGAGGGAATTGGTGACATTCCCGGCCAACTACCCCAGTCCTTTGGTTTCTTTGAGGATCCAAGTGTGGCTCGCCTCTTCACACTCATGATATTGAGGAGCGTGTTGGATTTATGGTATATTGTATTATACACAAATAAGACAGCGTGCCGATTTCTCGTGATTTTGTGTATAGGTATTTCCAGGAGCGATGATCTTCACTGATCCAGTACATAATAAGGTCCAGAGTGAAAATGGTTCATAGCTGCTCGCTTCGCACCggctttcttcaattttgagAACAGTTGTATCTCAGACAACCGTATGCAGGTCCAATCAATGAATCAAGGGACGATGCAGGGATGGACGGGCAAGGAGCGAAGCGAAATGAAAGTGAATTTGGTCGCATGTGTTGCTCAGGTACAATCAGGTACAACTATACCGGCATCTAGAACACGTACCTCGCACTGAGTAGGTCAGCGAAGAGGAGAGCCTCAATGCAAAAATAATTGTAAAGTTGAGACGAGAGAAATATGTACATAGCTCATGAGGCATTCGAacccaaaaaagaagatcatgcATCGTTCGTTAGTGCCTTGGGCACCAACTGAGGCTGATCCGCCCGCGCCAAAACAAACAGCTTcaattttccttttccaacGTGCAATGGTGCAAGGCTGTCCTCTCCACTTGGAAAGTATTGGATATCTGCGGAGCTGCCTAGACGCAGCTTGGAGCTAGCTTCGCCTCATGATTTGGCGTGATCTGCGCTCAGACCGTCCCAGACCAGCCTGACCTCTGCTACCATCAGGTGCCCAGTGCTCACGATCTTACCTATGCGCCCTTTACCCGCAATTACAGCACCCACAACCACAACGGCGAGAAGAAATCGCATAGCACCTGTGCCCAAGGATATTTTGAATCGAATCGAACTGATTGTTGACAACACTTCTGAGTGGGGCACAGAACCCTTTGTGACCACGGCTTCCTCGATCGAACATTCGCTTCGCCTGATTCCACTCAGCCCTGTCGTAACGTGGATCCCGCAGGCGACCGACTCACGCCAACGCCCTCACACCCATCTAAGCGTTCCCCTCGAGACCACGAACTCAACACTGCGACGGTCGCGAATTTACCCTCAGAAAGACATCGCATATTTCCACCCGCAGAACTTTCCCAGACCAGCGCCTTCGAGTTGTTGACCGTTGGACAAAGTAGATCGCAAAGCACTTTTTACGACCGGATATGCCTGATGTTACACACTTGAAAAGAGACATATGATAATGAGATCTGACCTGTTTCGGTGGCCTTTGAAATCACGGAAAAGACGGGATCAAGATGGTCAAAGTTGACGTTCGAAGGGACTATTACGCCGATCTAGGCCTACAGCCGAACGCGGAGGCCGAAGATATCAAGAAGCAATTTCGGAAATTAGGTGCGAATCTCGCTCGCCAAGGGCACGGTGCTCCGATGGCTCGAGTTCGATGAAGCTGATGTGATCTGCGTAGCTCTCAAATTCCACCCTGATCGAAATCAAGGCCATGAACAGGAAGTGATTGCAAAGTTTCAGGCCATTCAGGCAGCGCACGAGGTTCTGAGTGATTCTCAGCAGCGCTTGAAATATGACACAGAGCGCCTGCGTGCAGGTTATGGCAAGCTCTACGGGCCAGCCAAAACCGCCGCTCGCAAACCCCAGCCTCATTATTCCCCAAGCTACGCTTCCGCCGCTCCGCCGAAAACACAAGGTTCGAGGTtcccttgttcttcttgcgtCCACTCTGGAGAACGCCTAGCTCCTAACTGTCTATCGATGGTCGAACTTGCAAGCTAACGCACCAAAAAGGACCAAAAGCCTCCTCTAGTAATCGACCACAGGGTCCTGCAAGCGGCCCTTCAGCTGGCGCAAATCGCTACGCCACTCACGCCCGCGCAGGTCCTCAGGAATGGCAGAAACCACAGGATCAGTCTCAGACTAGGGCGGATGCTTTTAAGGGATTTCATAACATGAGAGGGCAAAATTGGCGAGGCTTCGATCCTACATCCGGAGCAGCCCCTCGCCAACAAAACACACCTTTTGGGCATCAAAAGGCCAAATCCGCATATGAATATTTTAAGGAAAGCGCTCAGGCCAAGAACACAAGCCAAAACACTGCAAACTCGCCTCGAAAGAGGAATGGCTATGCGCCGGGAACCGCCGCTGGGGATGAACCAATGGCTGCAAGTACAAATGCCTACAAGAATACTCGAAATGAGCGGCCAAGTTCCATGTATTTCGATTCTGCCCCGCCGCCAACAGCGAAGAAGTCAACGAGGCCAGTCTCCCCAACTTGGCAACCAGAATCGGCGCGAGCgccctctccccctttggCGCAGGAGTTTGAACGCACAAGTCGCAGCTATGCCTCTGTGGGAGGCGAGAAGACTTATTTCGCAAGCCCTGGCTTGGGACGATCGTCGACTATGCGTACACCACCCACTTCGCACCGAACGTCCAATATGCGTACTGATCCGTCCGGATCTGGCCGGCAACAAAATGGGAGACATCGAAGCGCCAGCCCGAGATCCAGATCATACTCCTTTTCATCAACGTCGAGTGACCCAGACGACGATAGCACAGAGGAAGAAGTACGCCGGCCGAATGGCTTCAAACCCATGGCTGTACCCAAGAGTCGTCTTCGGCCTGGTCAAACTGCCAAGATCTTCGAGTCGATATGGAGACCTGCTGGGGCCTCCTCGTCCCAGTCTGCCGACCAAGCCCACCAGACCTCGTCATCCACGCAGGGCCGACGTGCCCCCACGTTTATTGATTTGACAGCCGACAGCGACGATTCCAAAGGCCATAACTCGGATAGCGCGGCATTTGCAAAGGGAAATAGTGCTTCCCAGCAGCCGCCGCACGTTGATCAGAGGTGTGTCCACTGAAAGTCTCTTTCCTTGTCAATCACGGATTATTAATGTGTTGTTTCTCTGCAGCTCTACCGCAAGGCGGGAGCGGATGAATTCTGCAGCATCAGCTCACCGGGATGCAGGTAGTCTTCACAAGAAATTCTCAGCTGAGGATTGGCGGGAGCATCTGCGTGAGGTTGATTTCCTCGGGGCCAAGCTGAAGGAGCCGAATGTGAATGGCAGAGATCGACCACTGAACCCTAACAGTCGTCCTCGAGCCAGCACGCGTGGCAGTCCTGTGCAgtcagcggcagcggcaggTTTTGGCGGAAACACTCCCACCCCATCTGCGGGCGCAGGAGGGTTCGGATCACAGTCACAGCAAAATCCCACACCGTTTGCTCAGGCCAAGTTCTCGGCAGATAAGTGGTCCAGGGACCTTCACAATATCTCGTGGACGGCTGCGGAAAAATCAGGACAATCGGACAATGCGTCCCCGTCTCGTAGTCCCCAGAGAGCAACACGCACAGCCACCAAAGTCCGCAGCACTCCAAAGCCCGCTCAAGTAGCAAGTGACGCTGAGGAAGCCGCTCATACGGTCAATTTGGATGCCCTGGGTCAGAAGAACTCGCCCATTCTCGTTGATGATGAGCCAATGGATCTCGACGAAGAACTCACTCCTCCTGCGACTGGGATCCCTCCAAATGGCGTCCAAAACTCCGCTTTTCATGATCTCCCAAGGCATCATGCGCCAGCCGCGCCTCAAGGCACCGCAGAGAAGCCTCCACACCACGCTGCGCCGGAGACGATATCTCCACAGACCAACTCCCGGTCTCCTCTGTTTAATTTGGGCAATTTTGGCAATACGGCCCCTTTCACGAGCACGAACAGCAGTGGGATAGAAAACTTGGGGGACGTCTCCGCTACACTTCCGTTCGAGTCAAAAGCCAAAGCCCAACGGACCACGACGGAGGATATCCGTCCACGAGCTCTACAACTCCCTAATCCTCCCAAGAGGCCCAAGGTGCCGCAGCTGGTCCCTGCTGCCCTTGGCTCGCAAAAGTTGGTCCTTCCTCGAGATCAATGGAACTACTATGTGTCTGCAATGGGTACCTACCTGCACGAATGGAATCTCTTCAATCGTCGGATGCTACTACATTTCAACACGCGTCAAGATGCCATTGAAACAGGTCTGGCACCTGGGTGGATCAGTGCTGTTGGCGACACGACCCGTCTGAAGATCGACCACGCCGATGACGACAGTCGATCTCGTCCGAACCGACCCGGGGTCGACTCTGATCCTCTCGAGGCTGACGAGTTTCTTGTTCCCGGCAGTGGGAAAGGTGGCTTCAGCGCATATCTTCGcggagttgaagaagatatcGCCGTGCGCAAGCATTGGGAGGTGGCCTGTGAGCTGCATCGTGAATGTATCGTGGAATTAGGCCGATTACGAGAGTGGATTCGAAATGGAGGTAAAGTGGTGTGACCATGACCCGATCGGGTCCAGGGATAAGGGCGAGCCCCGAGGGTCCTTGGTCATCAGACTTTCCCAAGAGGGAGTAGCATCTGGATATGGTTTGGCGTTCAATGTGCCTGCCATACGGATAGAGCAAATTGTCCGCTGTTGGCgttttgttctttctttttttttgtcatatTTTATTTGCATATGGGGGCCGAGGAGTCAATTGGGCTTAGTGAAATACCCTCTAGTTTGATTTATGCCTAGTAGACTTGGGGCTGTGAATCCTCCGACGTTGAAGTGCTTATGTACTCCACATGGACTGATTGAGATAAATGAACTTGACCGTCACACTCCTTGCCAAGTCATCTATATGTACAGTATTTTGATTTCTATTTACATGCAGGGAGCTTGGAGAACCCGAGGCACGTACACACCCACACATACGCTGACGAGGTCTCGCGCAGTGGCACGAATGACTGTTCAGCTGAGTCAGTGGTGTGGATGGGACGCATGCACGTGCAGCCTTCCATCCCACAATTTATGCCACCGCCCACCAAGTTGGACGAGTCCAGTAAGCGTGCCTGGCCTCAGGCATTCACGGGATCTGGCCCCACTATGGTAATACAAATACCAAAGCCACGTCTCGACTCATACCGGCACcgaaggaggggaaaaaagggaaaaaaaaaaaaaacactaTATAAACGCAAATGACTCATTGAGAGAAGATAAAGTCAGTCTGAACCCGCTCGTCTGAACCGTTTCAAGATACCGACTTCATCGACGTAAAGGTACGTGTTTACTGGCCTCAATTGAGCATCTGAGCGAACAATCTATGAGACGCTGCTCGCCTGAGCAGACTTGAAGACATTGACGGAGTAACTGACCCGCAACCCGCAAGCAGACCCCGTGCCCCGCCGTCCGAAGCCAGACAGAAACCGTCTCTCTTCCACATCTCCAGAAACTCCCCGCCGCTGGGACCAATTGAATCTCTATTCAACCTTCAAATCGTTCGCACAGTCGCAAGTCAACTCGTCCGACTGAAGACACAGTCGCCATGGTTTCCATCGTTCTAGGCAGTCAATGGGGAGATGAAGGTGAGACCGAACTCGTTTTGTATCCTAGGAACGTGGCAGCGGAGAAGATGATAACTGACATGGAGTCACTaggcaagggcaagatcaCAGATATGCTGTCGCAGCAGGCAACACTGTGCTGTCGCGCAGCTGGTGGACACAGTAAGTCGATCACTACGAAGGTTTCTCGGTCTGAGCACCTCTGCTCAtttttcttccattttcttttttctatGGCCTCATTCTGGAGGCTCCCAATTTCCGGCTTGACTGACCTCGGGCGTCTGGTGCCTCCGTCATAGATGCCGGTCACACCATCGTTCACGAAAATGTCACCTACGACTTCCATATCCTGCCTTCCGGTCTGGTCTCACCCTCATGTATCAACTTGATCGGTGCCGGTACCGTTTTCCATGTCCCCAGTTTCTTCAAGGAACTGAAGGCCATCGAAGAGAAGGGTCTGTCCTCCGCCAGCAAGCGCATCTTTGTGTCTGATCGTGCCCACGTCTGCTTCGACTTGCACTCCGTTGTCGATGGCTTGGAAGAGGCTGGTCTGGGCGGTCGCAAGGTGGGCACCACAGGAAAGGGTATTGGTCCCTGCTACAGCGACAAGGCCGCCCGCCGTGGTGTGCGCGTCGGCGAGATCCTGGACGAGGTGACCTTTGAGCGTAAGCTTCGCACATTGGATACTTCGTATCGTGCGCGCTTCGGTGATCTTGATTATGATGTTGAGGAGGAGATTGCTCGCTTCAAGGT
This genomic window from Penicillium oxalicum strain HP7-1 chromosome III, whole genome shotgun sequence contains:
- a CDS encoding Positive regulator of purine utilization — encoded protein: MPPAPSPPSPNASSRKRAHPAFETSPTQFSDVKSARTDPIAAASIPSISPAVSTAHSTLTTASTASSSAFRNVSACNRCRLRKNRCDQRLPRCQSCEKAGVRCVGYDPITKREIPRSYVHFLETRVAYLEKQLVEHKIEFKKAVAFDEEEAVKAETEGVTARVGSASDAPSDGAEKRRSDPTNTDEGERHVEKVDEKASNYPERNYNAAEEENWRLHNLVSNIGMVSVQGTSDPRYLGSASGISFARVVFAAVRSSLPGNLPERNSMRSSERLPQTAAGPAGGSMRDSFFGLQTKPMMKRAHFPERELAERLVDLYFEHANPQMPILHRGDFMELLDRTYLAEENKRSPRALYILNIVFAIGAGIIFEDRSQSQDEEDDAGLGRASSTSKRPRLSHHQFQPEEYHASAIVHLESFLGSSPSEGFGGLEELQAVLLLASFALLRPVAPGLWYIVGVAMRLAVDLGLHYEDGVGLGSVKDGNKNQSHVEPSERGRREWVRDLRRRLWWCVYSFDRLVATCVGRPFGINDQAISTEFPSLVDDTFITRSGFVKPPDGAPTYKHVAFHYFKLRLLQSEIHDVLQYQQARASRRRAPGLPTVLPHDDLMSPFLQGFDSFRSWRHDVHRRLIEWKETAPTRHETGVRFSIELLELNYWQAIILLYQQSLTVPAELASELTPADDVSSPSFSYPDDGDDEDHVYLNVAEAGQKVIRIYRQLHRVRLVNYTYLATHHIFMAGISFLYAIWHSPLVRSRLTLDEVDFTVLAATSVLGDLTHKCPPAENCRDAFERMSKATVRMSLSTTGFGSQVDVARIQGATYNASNVYSSRRHSWNSRSQNDQGQSRRPTYARASRPAPKFDMNLAELFSDANTPLADKTQSEVRTPGNSYAVRPETAEVVAPEMTRPIAQRTPSMEYFMKYEGQASPQLQNNPHFSYGNSPPQDGSSGTAVQSISKSQDVRPADHDNNQRVGLDFLDFSTGGHEAPPAEQNANSEYNLAGMPTLGQNVGIDLGFGMAMDFQHDWSENPNYDILDGFFFGGTGGGPPSGEGG